ACGAACCCCTGGACATGACCATCCTGCGTGAACTGGCTACCGAGTACGCCCAAGACATCCTGGTGCTGGATCAACAACGGGCCGCGAACAAGAAACAGATCCGACAGATCGTGCGTCGGTACTCGGGGGCTCACCCAGCGTTGGTCAGGGGTTCTCGGCAGCGGTGATGGCCTTCTGGGCGAGCTTCTTGACGCGGCGGCGGCGCTTGGGGCGCTCGGGGATCATGGAGCGCATCTCCTCCAGCTTGCCGAAGCAGAGCAGACGGTCCTCGGCCTCCAGCACCTTGCCCGGACGCGGCGACGGGGTGACCGAGGTGCCGCGGTGCAGGGTGAGAACAGTGATGTCGCGGTCGGACAAACCGCTGTCCCGCAACGCTTTTCCGACCATCTCCGAGCCGGAGTGCACTGCCAGCTCGGCGACGCCGTACCCGGTCGAGACGGCCAGCCGCTGGCGGACGTCGATCTCGGGGAAGTCGACCTGGTCGCCGATGAAGTCGATGATCGCACCCGCGACGTCGAGCCTGGTCGCGGTCTCGATGCCCTGCAACCCGGGTGAGGAATTGACCTCCATCACCAACGGCCCGTCATTGCCTTCGAGCATGTCGACACCGGCCACCCGCAGACCCATGATCTGCGCCGCACGAACAGCAGTCGCCTCGTACTCCGGATCGAGTTCGACGGCCTCGACCGAGCCACCACGGTGCACATTGGAGCGGAACTCATCGCCCTGAGCCGTCCGGCGCATCGCAGCGACGACACGGTCACCGACGACCAGCGCCCGGATGTCGCGCCCCTTGCTCTCCTTGACGAAGGCCTGGATCAGCACGTTCTGCGAGGTCGACTGCAAGGTCTCGATGATCGCCTCCGCCACCTTGACCTCCGGCGCCAGGATCACGCCGATGCCCTGCGTCCCCTCGAGCAGCTTGATCACGACGGGAGCGCCGCCGACCTGCTCGATCGCCTGCTTCACATCGGCGCGGTTGCGCACGAAGAAGGTGGCCGGCATGCCGATGTTGTGCCGCGACAGGATCTGCGTGGCGCGCAGCTTGTCGCGGCTGTTGCTGATGCCGTT
This is a stretch of genomic DNA from Yimella lutea. It encodes these proteins:
- a CDS encoding RimK family alpha-L-glutamate ligase, translated to MKLAILSRAPRAYSTQRLRTAALERGHDVKVLNTLRFGIDLSNDEPDLQFRGRRLSSYDAVLPRIGASITYFGTAVVRQFEQMDVYTPNTANGISNSRDKLRATQILSRHNIGMPATFFVRNRADVKQAIEQVGGAPVVIKLLEGTQGIGVILAPEVKVAEAIIETLQSTSQNVLIQAFVKESKGRDIRALVVGDRVVAAMRRTAQGDEFRSNVHRGGSVEAVELDPEYEATAVRAAQIMGLRVAGVDMLEGNDGPLVMEVNSSPGLQGIETATRLDVAGAIIDFIGDQVDFPEIDVRQRLAVSTGYGVAELAVHSGSEMVGKALRDSGLSDRDITVLTLHRGTSVTPSPRPGKVLEAEDRLLCFGKLEEMRSMIPERPKRRRRVKKLAQKAITAAENP